ATGAAACGACCCACACACTTGAGAAAGAAGTCACCATATTTTCTAAAAATCCTCCTAAAATATTAAAATACAAAATTATTAAGGAATATCCGCACGACATTACGGCTTACACACAAGGTTTAGAATTTAAAGGTGATACTTTAATTGAAAGCACCGGACAATACGGAAAATCTGTCTTAAGAAAATGGAATGTTTTCAATGGAAAAATTTATAATGAAATTCGGCTCAATGAGAAGTATTTTGGCGAAGGAATAACCTCATTAAATAACAAGATTTTCCTTCTTACTTGGCTATCAAAAACAGGATTTATCTATGATTCAAACCTCAATTTAATTAAATCTTTCAACTACGGAAAAAGTCAAGAAGGTTGGGGATTGTGCAATGACGGAAACAAATTATATAAGAGTGATGGTTCGGAGAAAATATGGACGTTAAACGCAGATTCGCTCAAGGAAGAATCCTTTATACAATTAACCAGCAATCAATCCATATACCAAAATGCTAATGAATTAGAATGGGTATCTGGTAAAATTTACGCCAACACTTATCAAAAAGATGGTATTATGGTTATAAATCCTGATAATGGAGCCATTGAAGCCATTGTTGATGTACGCGGATTAAAAGAAAAAGTAAAACAAATCCCTTCCTTAGATGTACTTAACGGAATTGCTTATCATCCCACACGAAAAACTTTTTTCATTACTGGAAAAAACTGGAGTTCCGTTTTTGAAGTTATTTTTGAAGAATAGTTTCCTTAAATTAAGGAAACTATTTTTTATTTATAAACTTTAAACTTGAAAACAATTTACGACTTCGGAAAAAATATTGCCATACAATTGAATTGAGTGCATAATAATTTTCATAAGAAATTGTTTTTCGTTTTTTATAAAAATATCTAGCTTTTTGATAAAAACTAAAATGTGCTTTTACAATTGCCCAAGTGAAAGCTAATTTTCCTTGAAGTAAAAATCGTACTCCTGCAATACCATCAAAAATCATACGAATAAATATTCTTCCAAAGCAATTTCTTTTAGGCAAGTTTTTGATAAGCATAAACAATCCGTTACGAAAATTCAAATATACCTTTTTAGGATTACCCACAGATAAGGTAGCTCCCCCCACGTGATAAACCACAGCATCGGAGCAATATATTATACGTTTTTTAAGATGATGTACACGCCAACATAGGTCAATTTCTTCCTGATGCGCAAAAAAGTCTTCATCGAAACCTTGTATTTTTCTAAAAACTTCAGAACGAATAAAAAAACAAGCTCCACTTGCCCAAAATAAGTCAATATTGTTATCATACTGACCTAAATCCATTTCAATAGTATCAAAAATACGACCTCTGCAAAACGGAAAACCATACTTATCTAAAAAACCTCCTGCTGCTCCAGCATACTCAAATCTACTTTTATTTTTATGGTCTAATATTTTAGGCTGAACAATTGCTATTTCATTATTTTTTGAAAAACATTCAACAATCGGATTTAACCAATTTTCAGTAACCTCTACATCGGAGTTCAACAAACAATACACATCTGCTTCTATCTGACTTAAAGCTTGATTATATCCTTTAGCATATCCTCCATTCTCACTATTTTCAATAATTTTTATTTGAGGAAAATATTTTTTCAAAAATACTACAGAACCATCAGTTGAAGCATTATCCACCACGTACACTTGCGCATCCTGCGAATATTGAATCACCTTAGGTAGAAATTGCTTCAAAAGAGATACACCATTCCAATTTAATATAACTATTGCTATTTTCATCTGATTTTATTCTATTTACTATTTTTTGTATAAAACTACTACGTAGGATATTAAAAAACCTTACAGCTATAATCAATGTAAACTAAAACACATTACATTTTATAAAATTTTTATTCTACGAACTTTTAAGTTTATTAAAACATAACGTTTTTCAATAAACTTTATTTTCACTTTATCAAAAATTAAACGATTTGTAATCAGGTAAGGACTCCATAAATAACAATTCATTAGAATTATAATCAATCATAGCATAATAATGTTGCAATCCGTTAGTAACCATCAAAACGGAAGCTTGAAGTGATAAGTTATATCTAAAAACTTGATCAAATACTTTTTGATTTATTAAAATATCAGGAGCTTTACACTCGACCACAAGCAATATTTCACCTGTATTTTTGTAAACAACTATATCATATCGCTTCTTTAATCCGTTTATCACCAATTCTTTTTCAACATTTATCAATGATTTAGGAAAACCTTTTTCTTGAATTAAAAACTGAACTACGTGTTGCCTAACCCACTCTTCGGGTTGTAAAACGACAAATTTTTTACGGATTTCATCGAAGATTAGCGTTTTATTTTCACTATTTTTGAAGCGAAATTGGTAAGGATAAAAATTCAATTTTTGCATACTGCAAATATGTAGATAATATTGCGATTTGCCAATTTTATAGCTTTATAAAAACAAAAAATAACCTTCTAAAAAATGAATGAAGTAAAAAAAATCATTGCCGATATAAAAAAGGGAAATATTGCACCGGTATATTTTCTGATGGGTGAAGAACCTTATTTTATTGATATTATCTCGGATTATATCGCCGATACAATTCTTTCGGAAGACGAAAAAGGATTTAATCAAATGGTTCTTTACGGACAAGACGTTTCGGTTACCGACATCATCAATCACGCCAAACGTTATCCAATGATGGCACCTTATCAGGTGATTATCATTAAAGAAGCTCAAAAACTTGGTAAATCTATTGAAGATTTGACCGCTTATGTAGAAAACACAATGCCCACTACCATTTTGGTGATTTGCTATAAATACGAAACATTGGACAAACGTAAAAAACTTTACAAAGCACTCCCGAAAAATAATGGGGTTCTCTACGAAAGTAAAAAACTATACGAAAACCAAGTCGCCGAATGGATTCCTTCGGTTTTAGCAAAGAAAAAACTCAGCATTCAGCCCAAAGCTACGCAAATGTTGATTGAATTTTTAGGTAATGATTTGAGTAGAATTCAAAAAGAAATAGACAAATTAAGCATTATCGTTACTGAAAACTCAGAGATTACTCCTGAAATCATCGAGCGAAACATTGGTATTAGCAAAGATTTTAATAATTTTGAACTGCGAAAAGCCCTCGGAGAAAAAGACGAAGTAAAAGCCGTACGTATTGCCAAATATTTTGCTAACAACCCCAAAGACAATCCTTTGGTGGTTACCTTAGGAATTATTTATGCTTTTTTTCATCAGCTAATGCTATATCACGGACTAAGCGATCAATCGGATAGAAATGTGGCTTCAACGTTAAAAATAAATCCGTTTTTCGTAAAAGAATATCACACGGCAGCTCGAAACTATCCGATGAAAAAAGTCAGTCAAATCATCGCCTCATTACGCACTATTGATGCCAAAAGTAAAGGGGTGGGAGCTGTAAACGCTTCGCCATCAGACCTACTCAATGAGCTCATTATTTCCATTTTAAGATAAAAAAGGACGGAAATTATACAATTTCCGTCCTTTTACCTTTTCATTAAAAAGTTTTAAAAGGATATATTTTCAGCGATTTGTTTATTTACAAATTCCAAAAAAGATTCGTCTTGAGCTGTGAAAGGGTCGATCGTGTGCGAATCAATATCAATTTGACCGATATTTACGTTATTGACAAAAAGAGGCACCACAATTTCGGATTTTACGGTTAAGCTACAAGCAATATAATTGTCTTGAGCTTTAACATCAGGCACTACAAAATTTTGATTGGACAGCGCTACTTGTCCACAAATTCCTTTACCGAAAGGGATTACCTTATGGTCAGTATCGGCTCCTGAAAAAGGTCCTAAATGAAGTGTTTGAGCCTGGTGATTGGCAAAATAAAACCCTACCCAATTGTAATAACTCACCTTATCACGAAGCAAATCACATATTTGTTGTAATTTTTCATCTTTCGACAGTTGCTTATTTTGGCAAATCTGTGTTACCAAAGGTTTCAAATTTTCTAAAACTGACATATTTTATAGTAACTAAAATTTATTATTGAGTAAAAATACTAACGGGTAATGTTTACACTACTCGCCCCTCCTACCCCAATGGCTTGGTCATACAAAGTCCCTGGAGCTCTATAATAAACAATCACCGTATAATCATTTTCGGTTTGTTGGAAATTACCTCCAATACCATTGAAATCAACCCTATCGGCAGATTTAACCGCAAAATTATAATTATAAAATCCTTGCTTTAACAAAACTTTTCCGTTAAAAACACCGGCAGATTCGTCATACGATAACTTATAAGCATCTGAAAGTTGATAATTGGAGAACTTCCCATAAACATACACTGATTTTGACCAAAACTCAGGCAAGCCTTCCAACGAAAAATGTACCCAAGTATAGTCGGCATTATCGTGCGGATTTTCGCCGTGAATGGTAGCCACTATAAAATTACCATTGATGTCTGGATTATAAGTATATACACGATTTGCTCTGCTTATTGATGTAAATAAATAATGGTGAAAAGATTCCGTTTGTTCTACGCGATACACCCCTGAGGAAGGGGTACGAATGTCTTTATTTTCAAAGTATAAAAATTCATTCCCCCCATCGAAAGCAGCTTGTTCATCGTAACGATAAATGAATTCACCTCCCATCGTGTACTGAGGTTTGAGATGATGGATTGCCGTATCCCAACGATAATTTTGTAAAACGGTTACCTTTACACTCTCTTTAGGATTTTGAATTTGTAAGGCTTGTCCTTTTATGGTGAATTGTACCACTTGTTTGGTATCAAAAAAACGCATATCGCGTGAGCGTTTGATATTGACTTCTACCCCCACCGAAGGCGAATACACTACGAATTTGCGTGAGAATATCAGGTTACCACTTTGGTCTGTTACCGACAGTAAGTAATTACCCGTAAGCAAAATACGCAGATGTTCGGAAGGAAAATCTATGCTGTAATGTGAGTATGGTTGTAAAGTGGTGTTAGAATTGCTTGACGGATAAATGTATTGGTCATCCATACCGCGCAAGTATTCACTCTTTAGCAAAGATGAGGGTTGCCAATCGGCATTGTAGTGGGTAATTTGATATCGGTATATGGCTTCATCGGCATTCAAGTCATCAAAACGAAGTGTAAAAGGTTCGTTTAAACGAATAATCGGAAAATGTGTTTTTTCGTTACCCGAAAATAATATGGTTTTGATATGCGAGGGCGGTTCCTTCTCCTGAACAGGAGATTGAGCATACCCAATACTACACAACAATACCAAAAACAAAAAACTATATTTCATAAACCTTATTTGTTTTTAAATTTGGACATTTACAATCTTTCGTATAGCCCATTTGCTCAAAAGATAGAACAAAAATCCTACCAAACCACCAATAAGCATTCCTGTAATTACATCAGTAGGAAAATGAACCCCCAAATAGATACGACTATAGCCCACTAAAGCCGCCCATAGCAATAAAATAGTGGTTATACCACGTATTTTGTGCGAGAAAATAAGACCAAAGAAAACCGCCACCGCCATAGAACTGGCTGCGTGAGCTGAGAAATAACCATACTTTCCACCACAGACTACTACACGTATCTGTTCTGATAACGAAGGGTCGTGACACGGACGTAATCGTTCAAAACCGTATTTGAATAGGTTGGCTAATTGGTCGGTAGCAACCACCATAAGGGCTACCCCCACCAAAACAAGAAGCGTTGCTTTCCATTTCAGATATCTAAAACAGAAAAGCAACAACAACAAATACAAAGGCAGTGCCGAAAATTTGTGACTGACGAACAGCCAAAAATTATCCCACGAATTTGTTCCTAATCCGTTGAGCCACAAAAAAAGTTGCTTGTCTTTCTCAATGATAAACTCAAGCATATTATCCTTGGTATCGGTCTATCTCTCTTTCGTAAAAGGCATTGGCTTGTTCGATGAGATTTTCAGCCTCTGTTTCAAGCTCTTTGGTATCTTCTTCGTCAAATTCTTCCAACCATTCCACCTCGTCAGTTTCCAAATTCAACACAAATCGAGGATATTCGGTGTGAATAACAAATATCGCATCTGGAAAATCGGTATTATCTCCCAATAAAAATTTAGGAAATGAACTCATATTACATTCTTTAGTTATTAAACTTAATTTTTTGTTGCTTGTATTAAAGCTACTGCCTCGTGAGCAATTTGTAATTCTTCGTTAGTAGGAATAATCAAGATTTTTACACGACTGCTATCGGATTGTATCTCTACTGTATTTTTGGGGCGATTGAGCGTCTTGTTTTTATCCTTATCTAACTCAATGCCTAAGAAATCCATCTCTTGGCAAACCAACTCGCGTAACAAATCATCATTTTCTCCTAATCCAGCGGTAAAGGTAATGCTATCCAATCCGTTGAGTATTGCAGCGTAAGCTCCGATGAACTTTTTAATACGATACGCATACATTTGATAGCAAAGCACGGCATTAGGGTCGTTTTGGAAATATTTATCCGAAACATCACGAGCATCGGAGCTTCCAGTAAGCCCAAGCATTCCGCTTTGTTTGTTCAAAATATCCTTCACTTGCGAGAAAGAAAGCCCAAGTTGCTCACCAATGAAGAACACCACCGATGCGTCAATGCTTCCGCAACGCGTGCCCATCACCAGTCCGTCCAAAGGGGTAAGCCCCATAGAGGTATCCATACATTGTCCTTGCTCGTTTACCGCTGCCATACTTGAGCCGTTGCCCAAATGGATGGTAATATTTTTTATCTTCGGATTATTAAGGTGCTGACGTGCTTGAGCATCAACAAACTTATGGCTGGTTCCGTGAAACCCATAAGCACGAATGCCATATTTTTCATAAAACTCATTAGGTATGGCATAGCGAAATGCCTTTGGAGGCATTGTTTGATGAAAAGCGGTATCCATTACCGCTACGTGCTTGGCTTTTTTAAATATCTTTTCGGCAACATTGATACCCGACAAGTGCCCTGGATTATGCAAAGGCGAAAGCGGAACAAGTTTTTCTATCTCTTGTTTTACCGCTTGGGTAATGAGCGTGGGTTTTACTAATTTTTCTCCTCCGTGTACCACCCGATGCCCTATAACCTGAATTTCATCTGGATTTTTTATCACCCCCACCTCAGGGTCAGTAAGCAAATCAGAAACTAATTGCATCGCTTCTTCGTGATTAGCAATAGGCAATTCTTTCTTTACCTCTACTTCTTGCCCGTTTTTCAGAGCTACATATTTGATTTTACTTCCTTCAATACCGATGCGTTCTACCAAACCTTTGGCAAGAGCAACACCCGTTTGCGCATTGATAAACTGATACTTTAACGATGAACTTCCTGAATTTATAATAAGTATTTCCATATAACTATTTTTAGCTTCCTTTTAAGGGCGTAAAGATACAACATTA
This genomic window from Capnocytophaga canimorsus contains:
- a CDS encoding glutaminyl-peptide cyclotransferase, which gives rise to MKLVVYFIFAMLLCTSCNGVKPSKNFDIQIIANNKNLKLNDSIQLSVKHNHFTSPIKSVAYYINQKELPKTENGVILSEVKLGKQILQAIVTLEDETTHTLEKEVTIFSKNPPKILKYKIIKEYPHDITAYTQGLEFKGDTLIESTGQYGKSVLRKWNVFNGKIYNEIRLNEKYFGEGITSLNNKIFLLTWLSKTGFIYDSNLNLIKSFNYGKSQEGWGLCNDGNKLYKSDGSEKIWTLNADSLKEESFIQLTSNQSIYQNANELEWVSGKIYANTYQKDGIMVINPDNGAIEAIVDVRGLKEKVKQIPSLDVLNGIAYHPTRKTFFITGKNWSSVFEVIFEE
- a CDS encoding glycosyltransferase family 2 protein, producing MKIAIVILNWNGVSLLKQFLPKVIQYSQDAQVYVVDNASTDGSVVFLKKYFPQIKIIENSENGGYAKGYNQALSQIEADVYCLLNSDVEVTENWLNPIVECFSKNNEIAIVQPKILDHKNKSRFEYAGAAGGFLDKYGFPFCRGRIFDTIEMDLGQYDNNIDLFWASGACFFIRSEVFRKIQGFDEDFFAHQEEIDLCWRVHHLKKRIIYCSDAVVYHVGGATLSVGNPKKVYLNFRNGLFMLIKNLPKRNCFGRIFIRMIFDGIAGVRFLLQGKLAFTWAIVKAHFSFYQKARYFYKKRKTISYENYYALNSIVWQYFFRSRKLFSSLKFINKK
- a CDS encoding type I restriction enzyme HsdR N-terminal domain-containing protein — encoded protein: MQKLNFYPYQFRFKNSENKTLIFDEIRKKFVVLQPEEWVRQHVVQFLIQEKGFPKSLINVEKELVINGLKKRYDIVVYKNTGEILLVVECKAPDILINQKVFDQVFRYNLSLQASVLMVTNGLQHYYAMIDYNSNELLFMESLPDYKSFNF
- the holA gene encoding DNA polymerase III subunit delta — encoded protein: MNEVKKIIADIKKGNIAPVYFLMGEEPYFIDIISDYIADTILSEDEKGFNQMVLYGQDVSVTDIINHAKRYPMMAPYQVIIIKEAQKLGKSIEDLTAYVENTMPTTILVICYKYETLDKRKKLYKALPKNNGVLYESKKLYENQVAEWIPSVLAKKKLSIQPKATQMLIEFLGNDLSRIQKEIDKLSIIVTENSEITPEIIERNIGISKDFNNFELRKALGEKDEVKAVRIAKYFANNPKDNPLVVTLGIIYAFFHQLMLYHGLSDQSDRNVASTLKINPFFVKEYHTAARNYPMKKVSQIIASLRTIDAKSKGVGAVNASPSDLLNELIISILR
- a CDS encoding GAF domain-containing protein encodes the protein MSVLENLKPLVTQICQNKQLSKDEKLQQICDLLRDKVSYYNWVGFYFANHQAQTLHLGPFSGADTDHKVIPFGKGICGQVALSNQNFVVPDVKAQDNYIACSLTVKSEIVVPLFVNNVNIGQIDIDSHTIDPFTAQDESFLEFVNKQIAENISF
- a CDS encoding type IX secretion system plug protein; its protein translation is MKYSFLFLVLLCSIGYAQSPVQEKEPPSHIKTILFSGNEKTHFPIIRLNEPFTLRFDDLNADEAIYRYQITHYNADWQPSSLLKSEYLRGMDDQYIYPSSNSNTTLQPYSHYSIDFPSEHLRILLTGNYLLSVTDQSGNLIFSRKFVVYSPSVGVEVNIKRSRDMRFFDTKQVVQFTIKGQALQIQNPKESVKVTVLQNYRWDTAIHHLKPQYTMGGEFIYRYDEQAAFDGGNEFLYFENKDIRTPSSGVYRVEQTESFHHYLFTSISRANRVYTYNPDINGNFIVATIHGENPHDNADYTWVHFSLEGLPEFWSKSVYVYGKFSNYQLSDAYKLSYDESAGVFNGKVLLKQGFYNYNFAVKSADRVDFNGIGGNFQQTENDYTVIVYYRAPGTLYDQAIGVGGASSVNITR
- a CDS encoding phosphatase PAP2 family protein — protein: MLEFIIEKDKQLFLWLNGLGTNSWDNFWLFVSHKFSALPLYLLLLLFCFRYLKWKATLLVLVGVALMVVATDQLANLFKYGFERLRPCHDPSLSEQIRVVVCGGKYGYFSAHAASSMAVAVFFGLIFSHKIRGITTILLLWAALVGYSRIYLGVHFPTDVITGMLIGGLVGFLFYLLSKWAIRKIVNVQI
- a CDS encoding acetate/propionate family kinase — encoded protein: MEILIINSGSSSLKYQFINAQTGVALAKGLVERIGIEGSKIKYVALKNGQEVEVKKELPIANHEEAMQLVSDLLTDPEVGVIKNPDEIQVIGHRVVHGGEKLVKPTLITQAVKQEIEKLVPLSPLHNPGHLSGINVAEKIFKKAKHVAVMDTAFHQTMPPKAFRYAIPNEFYEKYGIRAYGFHGTSHKFVDAQARQHLNNPKIKNITIHLGNGSSMAAVNEQGQCMDTSMGLTPLDGLVMGTRCGSIDASVVFFIGEQLGLSFSQVKDILNKQSGMLGLTGSSDARDVSDKYFQNDPNAVLCYQMYAYRIKKFIGAYAAILNGLDSITFTAGLGENDDLLRELVCQEMDFLGIELDKDKNKTLNRPKNTVEIQSDSSRVKILIIPTNEELQIAHEAVALIQATKN